The Cyclopterus lumpus isolate fCycLum1 chromosome 6, fCycLum1.pri, whole genome shotgun sequence genome contains a region encoding:
- the c6h11orf49 gene encoding UPF0705 protein C11orf49 homolog isoform X3, which produces MFTSASSPERMARRNRFNSTVPDDEYLADSDVSFYLSDAVTQLLEHKEEYSQFGVIRYFAEYFSSVKNSNHVLFREYNYIRATPHNRASFIRVFWRCYRQIGKSGDLLSMLEYRSLLQLLCPDFPLEMVQNAARIVLMDDAIDCLMSFSDFLYALQLQFYYPEFLDSVLMIYQDLLAGKSPNTVIVPTSTSIERLPSVAAEENDKEKQQQQDGVEPSTLAQCIDALCDRFKCSHPPRSCMREVLGQTNRVSYDSFLMSLAKHETINQTIGALPSMAEFLIDPEMDQELDKLPL; this is translated from the exons ATGTTCACTTCCGCGTCCTCTCCTGAAAGGATGGCCCGAAGGAACCGTTTTAATTCCACCGTCCCGGATGACGAGTACCTCG CCGACAGTGATGTGTCGTTCTACCTGAGTGACGCAGTGACCCAGCTGCTGGAGCATAAAGAGGAATACAGCCAGTTCGGTGTGATCCGCTACTTTGCTGAATA tTTCAGCAGTGTAAAGAACAGTAACCACGTGCTCTTCAGAGAATATAACTACATCAGGGCCACTCCCCATAACAGAGCCTCCTTCATCAGAGTCTTCTGGAGATGCTACAGACAGATCGGCAAGAGCGGAG ACTTACTGTCCATGCTGGAGTACAGGTCGCTGCTGCAGTTATTGTGTCCAGACTTCCCCTTGGAGATGGTGCAGAATGCAGCCAG AATTGTTCTGATGGACGATGCCATCGACTGTCTGATGTCTTTTTCTGATTTCCTTTATGCCCTCCAGCTGCAGTTCTACTACCCAG AGTTCCTGGACAGCGTGCTGATGATCTACCAGGATCTGTTAGCAGGGAAGAGTCCGAACACCGTCATCGTCCCCACATCCACCTCCATCGAGCGGCTCCCCTCTGTGGCTGCAGAGGAGAACGacaaggagaagcagcagcagcaggacggaGTGGAACCGTCCACTCTGGCTCAGTGTATTGATGCCCTGTGTGACAGGTTCAAATGCag TCATCCTCCCAGGTCCTGTATGAGGGAAGTACTTGGACAGACTAACAGAGTCTCTTACGACAGCTTCCTAATGAGCCTGGCTAAACACGAGACTATCAAC